In Sphingobacterium sp. R2, the genomic stretch AAACATATTGGTGCTTATGTGGTTGCAACATCATCTAATTCCAATCGAGATTTTGTACTCAGCTTGGGTGCAGATAAACACATTAATTATAAAACGACGCATTTTGAAGATGTACTTCATGACATAGATTTTGTACTAGAAACCATTGGAGGCGATAATTTCCAAAAGTCTGTAAGTGTACTAAAACCGTTTGGAACTATAGTGGCATTACCGTCTGGCCACACAAAAGACGACGAGCTTAAAGCGCAACAAAAGCAGTTACATGCCTGCTATTTCATGTCGGTTTATTCTTGCGGTGTTGATATGCAGCGAATTGCATCACTATTAGAAAGAGGTATTTTGATACCTCATATTTCTCATGTGTACAATTTCGACGAGATAGCAAAGGCACATATACACATCGAAACCGGCCGTACAGTCGGAAAAATAGTAGTCACTTTATAAAACGTTAAGCCATTTTACAACCAGCAAATCAAGTTATCCAACAGCATTTTAAGTCAAACGAAATGAAGAAGATAGTAGTCATCAACGGACATCCCGATAGTGATAGTTTCAACGAAGCATTAGCGCAGTCATATATTAAATCTTCCTTAACAAATGGCGCTGATATACGTTACGTGGCCATAGGAGCATTAAATTTTAACCCCAATCTCCAGTTTGGTTATCGACAAAGGATGGACCTTGAACCAGATTTGGTAAAAGCATTCGAAGATATACAATGGAGCCAACACCAGGTTTGGATACATCCGCTGTGGCGGATGGGTATGCCTGCAATTATGAAGGGCTTTATCGACCGTTTATTTCTACCAGGATTAGCTTTTAAAAGTGATAAAAATGGGATTAGTACAGGTCTGCTAAGTTCAAAAACAGCAAGAATTATTACCACATCTGGCGATTTATCTTTGGATACTTATGAAGAAATTTACCATTCTTGTGGGCTGGTTCAATTGGGAAAAGGCATATTGAGATATTGTGGCGTGTCATCCATTCAAAGCGTATTTATAGGCCCATTACACCATATGGATAGATTTGATAGGGCAAAATACCTAGAATATACAGCCTCGATGGCTTTTAATGATATAAATATAACATCCTCAACTTAGTTATAGTTTTTTATTAGAGATTACTATAAATCGCTTTGCATATTTGATAGTTTAAAGCTCGTTTGTAGCTCCTTATATAATGTTCCACTTTTTTAGTATCTTAACTGTAAACATCAATACCATGCCGAAAAAAATTATTAGAAATCTTCAGATAGGTGTAGTGCTCTCATTGATACTGCTGATTGCGAGTTCCGTAGCATCTTATATCAGCATACGAAACCAGATGGAGAATAGAGAAAGCTTCTTAAAAAGTAAGGAATCTATAAGTTTGATAAAAGATCTTCTAAACATACTCTTAGATGCTGAGACAGGCAATCGGGGATATCAACTTACCGGTAGGGAAAATTTTCTGGAACCTTTTAATAAGAGCAGGAAGGAGTATCCGCTGCTCGTTGCTCAAGAAAGTAAATTTCAACTCAAAGATAAACAACAAATGAATACCTTAAGTGATCTGCTACGTAATTCAGAAGCAATGATGAAAGGTTATGTCTTACTGATTGAAAATCGTAAAAATGGGTTATTAATGACCCCAGAAGAACTGATAGAAAATAAGAGGACAATGGATAAATGCCGTATGCTCGTTAACGAATTTGTCAAACATGAGGAAATTCAGCTTGCTATAAAAAATGAAGATCTGAATACGTCTTCTAAATGGACTGTTCTATTTATCCTCTTTTCTGCAGTTGCAGCCATTGGTGTTACTATCTTCGTTTATATACAATTAAAGTCCGACATTTTACGCAGAGATAAGCTCGAAAAGGATCTTTTTCGTACCAAGGAAATGCTGGAGGAAACAAGTGCGGTTGCACAAGTTGGCGGCTGGGAGGCTAATATGAAAACTGGTAAGCTCTTCTGGTCTCAAAGTACGAGGGAAATTCACAAAATCGAAAGCAATTTCCAACCAAATTTTGAAAATGCTCTTGGATTTTATGAAGGAGAAAATGAAAAACGACTAAGATCTCTCTTTGAAAGGGCTGTACAACAAGGAATTTCTTTTGATGAAGAGCTTCAGCTTTTGCGTAATGACGGCATTACAATCTGGGTGAGAGTAAAGGGTATTCCTGAATTTGAAGATGAAATCTGCAAAAGGGTCTATGGAATTATCCAGGACATTGATATCTTTAAAAAAATGTTTTTGGAAATCAAGAGCAAAGAGGCTATGATGCAATCTTTCGCCACTGATGTCCCCATTCCTTTAGCTATGTTCGACAAAGTCTTTAACTATGTTGCTGTAAGTAGCAAATGGAAAGAGGAATTTGATATTCATGACGTGAATCTTCTCGGCAAAAATCTCTTCAGCACATCTCCGGATATTCCAGGAGATAGAACAGAAATCTACAGGAATGCATTGTTGGGACAAACTTACAATCATGAAGACTTTAAATTAAAGGTGAAAGGAAAGGAAGAAATTCAGCATTATGACCTTAAAGTGGGACCTTGGTATCTTACAAACGACGAAGTAGGCGGTATCATTATTTCCATACAGAATATTACTAATGCAGTGAAAATTAATGATGAGCTAAAAAATGCGAAAGCAGCCGCAGATCTTGCCAGCAAGGCAAAATCCGAATTTCTAGCCAACATGAGTCATGAAATTCGTACCCCTTTGAATGGGGTTATTGGTTTTTCTGACCTACTCTTGAGAACACTACTCAATGAAACACAGATGCAATATCTGAATTATATCAATGAGTCCGGTGAAAATCTGCTTGGAATTATCAATGATATCTTGGATTTTTCTAAAATAGAATCCGGAAAAATGGAGCTCTCAATCGAAAAAAGCAATATTTACGATATGCTAAGCCAAGTTATAAATGTTATACTTTATCAATCGCGCAAAAAAAATATCGAGCTCTTGCTGAATGTTAAACCAGATTTACCAAAAATGTTATACTTTGATGAAGCAAGGTTAAAGCAAATCTTAATCAACCTTTTGGGTAATTCGGTTAAATTCACGGAAGAGGGAGAGATTGAATTAAAGGTAGAACAGTTACGCATAGAAGATAATATGATCACTTTACGCTTTTCAGTAAGAGATACCGGGATTGGAATTCCTACTGAGAAACAGAAATATATTTTTGATGCTTTTACCCAAGAAAACAGTTCAATTAGCAAAAGATATGGAGGCACAGGGCTCGGGCTAACCATCTCCAACAATATTTTGGGATATATGGGAAGTCATTTATCCCTAATCAGCCAAATGGGAAGCGGTTCAGTGTTTTTCTTCGATATCAAGGTTCCCTATGAAATTCCCGAATGGGAAGATGAGGATGATATATCTATTAAAACGGCTCTAATCGTTGATGATAATGAATCCAACAGAATCATTCTAGAACACATGCTCGCCTATAAAGATATCAAGTCTACCCTGGCTTCTAATGGAATGGAAGCGTTAGATATCATGTTGAAAGGTGAGCGGTTCGACGTGATCCTGATGGATTATCATATGCCTATAATGTCGGGAGTAGAAACAATCGATAAAATAAAAGGACTATTAAATCAGCGCAAAGAGACTACCCAATTTATACTACTCTCTTCTTCCTCCGACGAACTGGATACGTATACATCACGTAAAAATACTGAAAATATGTATCTTTTGATGAAGCCTATAAAATCCAATGAATTATACCAAATAATTAAAAACATTAACAAAGATACTGCAGGAGAAAACATACTGGACCAAGCTGGAGCACAACTACCGTTATTTGGTCTACCATCGGAAGTACTATTGGTTGATGATAACCCTGTGAATATGGCCCTGAATAATAAGATAATCAGATCCTTTGCTCCTAATGTGCTACTTACAGAAGCTGTTAATGGTATTCAGGCATTGGAAGAATGTAAGAAGAAGCAGTTCGCAGTTATTATTATTGATGTACAGATGCCAATAATGAGTGGTATTGATGCGACCCGATATATTAGGATGTTGCCGGGTTATCAAGATGTACCTATCATAGGCCTAACTGCCGGCAGTGTACAGGGAGAAAGAAAAAGATGCATTGAATACGGAATGAATGACCTTCTTGGCAAACCTATACGACAGGCTGAACTTTTTGAAGTACTTAAGAAATATATAGATGAGGACTAATTATAACGTAATAATTTTAAAATCCTCTACGAGCGTGCACATAAACTTGACATCCAAGAACGGTGGATGCTTGTCCATAACTACAGAGGCTAAAAAAAAACTTAAGTCAGTTTTTTGCATACTGCTCGGATAAGATCTCTATCGACAACTATAAAATTAAACGTATGATTTTCTTTTCCTCGTCAACTGAATAATTCAATTCTCTATGAAAAAATTGCTCAAAGATCGCTGAGACATCGATATAAGGATCTTTAACATCACTTACACTTCCACCCGACCGGCGAGACATACCTTGATTAATGATAGTTTTTATAAATGGGGGCTTCCTTAAAGATTTTGGAGCTTTTTCGTCGATACTGTAGGCCAACAAAAGTTGGCCATTCCGATCAAAAGCACTATTTACCGTATAGTATGAACTAGCGTCAACGTATTTTCTCTCCTCTCGACAGAAAATTTTCGATTTATCGTAATTGATAAAGGTGACGCTCCCCTGAAAAAATGGATTGCTCGGTTTTTCAGGATTGAGTTGGTAGTGTTGCTCCGCTAGTGCAGAAATAAAACATACCGTACCTGATCCAGCTTTTAAAAACACTTTCTTATCGCTAACGAAACGTTTACTGAACGCAAATACGCCACCATTGCCCAATTCATAGATTTTACCATTTGACTCAATGCCAATAATATAACCTCTCGCGACAAACTCCTTTTGCCACCAACCGAAAGTTTTTCCGATAAAAAATAAAGGGATTAAAAAAGGCAAGATAATTAAAAATCGACCGCTTTTTCGAAATAATATAGTGCGTTGTGTTTCCTGCTTATTTTCGTTTTCCACCCCGTCAAAGTTGGTAAACTGCTCTCCCATTTTCTATGTGATTAGTTTAATAAAAATAACTACTCAACGCCCTTGAAAGACATAATGACGCCAGAATATTTATCATGGCCCGCACCAATATATGACAGATCTATTCTTGATAAATCTTTATTCAGGACCGCTTCTTTGAATAGTGGATAATCCATCCTCTCAATGTGGTTATTCCAATCTTCATCGGTTGTTGGTTTGATTGAATCCAAATCTTTCATTTCAAACATCGCCCGATCTGTCATTTTTTTTGATCGTTGGACAAAAATTGTATCTCCTTCTATCTTTAGAATTTTAACCCAACCTCCGGGCAAACCTTCGATATTATTTCCTTCAGCGTCAGTAAAGAAACTTGCTCCATACAGTTGTCCCACTTGTAATTGTCGAGCCGATTCCACAAGCTTATCCTTTTCATTACGGTATTTCTTACCATCCAAATTTAGTTTTATACCGTAAATGATAGAGCCGGCAATCGCTATTGAGGCTATCATCAAATACCCTTTCCATAGTTTGAAATAGGGGATTTTAAGCGTCTTTTTAAATTTCTTAACTTCCTCTTTTATTTCGGGTGAATAATTTCGAGCGTGGATAACCTGGCCATTTTGATTCACTAAACGAGACATTTTTACTAAACCCCCACCAACTGGGAATCCTAAAAATTTGGTTGCTGGTGTGATGATACTGAGATTAAAATTTTGCGGTATTGTCTCATTCTTTAATGTAGCTAAAATATTTTTACTTCCTAGAACGTACTCGTACCGCGTATAGATGAAAAGCATAAATTGAATAAATTATAAATACTAAAATACCAAAATTAAGAAAAAACTTTATTTGTAACAATCCTGCACTAATTAACTTATTAATACAGAAATTACTAAAATTACTTTTTCACTAATTGATTTACTACTATATCACTTTTCAACTAATTTAGCGCGTGGAATGGCATCTCTATGAGAGGAAATGAAGTTGATAGCTACTTGAGCTTAATATTAAAAAATCGGTGGTCAATTACTTCAGATGCTCCCAAAGGAAACTTTTTATTTCTGCAGCCACTTGACGATGAACCGCTCTTCTGTCAATAGTCTTATGATCGCAGTAAAAAGTCGGTTCTTCATTAACTAAAAACGATTTTCCTTCGTTTAAAAAAACATAATGACCCGTTTTAACAGGTAGTATGCTATATTTTGAGCCTTTCATAACTTGGCTATATTTAAGCGCATTTGATGCTAGTGGAGCAATGGAATCATCTGCAGCTCCGATGATTAAAACAGAAGATTTTTTGCTTTGTTTTTCTTCCATAATCACCAGTCCCAAAGCTGGTGATAAAGCTATGTTAACTTTAAATCGACTATCTTTTAAATTTCCTGGCACTTGGTTGCATGGGATTTCCTGTATAAGTTCTTGAAGATCTCCCAGTTCAGGAACAACAAATTGGTTGCGATTTTCCGCTTTAGATGCATTTATCTTGAGTTTATCACAATCTATTTTAACCCCAGCAAGTGCTAAAGTGGTGTAGCCTCCCAACGAAAATCCGATTCCCGCTATCTTATTACTGTCTATGTAACGATGATAAACAGGATCTTTAAGCAGTGATGAAATTAGAAAACTCATATCGAGCGGCCTATCCCAATAACGCACGAAGTTCTCTGGAATTTTATTATCGAGCGTATTTCCCCAATGATCGGGAGCTATCACAAAATATCCGTTCTTTGCTAATTCAATCGCCAACCATGATAAGCTATATCGATTTCCGCCTGTACCATGAGAAAGTACAACCAATGGATATTTCTTTTGTATAAATTCTGCATCTTTTACTGTAGGTGGTAAAACGAATGGTAGTTGCGTATCTTTAATAGTTGTATCCGCAGTTGGATACCACATTTGGGATCTCAAAGTTCGTCCTCGGGAATAATCAGTATAAGTAACTTGCCGCTCTCCTACGTTTGAAAAAGGCGTATGATAAGTCATTATAAGAAGACTTAACAAAACAATACTAAATGGAATAGTCATATTTGGCACTTGTAATTTTTGAATCTTAATACTTAAATTGGTAAATTGAACATCTATATCATTCCCAAAGTTACCAGGAATGTTATACTTGAGTCAATGGTCAAATTTAACCATCTAAATACAAGTCGTTATTTTACTCACAGACGCATTTTATATCGCTGCTAAAGAGATAGTTTTACCATAAATTTAATAAAATAAAGGCTATATTGTATCTGATCATGATACATTATACTTGATCATTCAAGCACATTAAGGTATGGTTTCTTTAACAAGTATAGCAATATCGCCTTTACTTTGATGGTGGAACTAAAATTGATAATAATAATTTGAAATAATAAACTTTATTATGGAGCATTCAGTTAATTATTGCAGGTACTATCAAACGTTCTTATTCGTCCTCTTTATGTTAGGGGGGATAAACATAAGAGCCCAGTTATTTATTCAAGACAGCTTGAAATTAATATCTCGGGATTTTAAATTTACAGAAGGTCCCGCCGTGGATCGAGGTGGCAATATTTATTTTACTGACCAGCCAAATAACAAAATCTGGAGATACTGCACAAACGGTCATCTTTCGGTGTTTAAAGATTCTTCAGGCCGTGCAAATGGACTGTACTTTAATCATTTGAATCAACTACTTTCATGTTCGGATGAGAAAAACGAAATTTGGTCGATAAACATGGATGGCAAAGTTACGGTGCTGCTATCAGATGTCGATGGAAGAAAATTGAATGGCCCAAATGACCTATGGGTGGATCAAAAAGGAGGTATTTATTTTACAGATCCCTATTATCAGCGTGATTATTGGGATAGAAAGAAACCAGAGATAGTGGGGCAAAAAGTATACTACCTTCCTTTCGGAAAAGGAACGAAGCCAATTGTGGTGGCTGATGATCTAACTAAGCCAAACGGGATAGTTGGTTCGGCTGATGGAAGATATCTATATGTAGCAGACATTGAACGAAATAAAACGTATCGGTATATGATTGATGCTGAGGGTAAATTAAGTGGGCAGACAGCGGTCATAGAGCAGGGCTCTGATGGACTTACCCTAGACAACGAAGGAAATATTTACCTTACTGGAAGAGGTGTTTCTATCTATAGCCCGAGAGGTGAATTGATTGGACACATTGAGATTAATGAACCTTGGACATCGAACGTGTGTTTCGGAGGAAAAGATAGGACTGATCTATTTATTACCGCATCAACTGCAATATATTGTATTCCAATTCACACAAGAGGAGTTAAATTAAATGACACCACTGCCCTAAATTAGCTATCTATCCATGTCTTAGATTTCATTGAGTTAAATCCATTTAAAAAGTTTCCTAACAAGGCTGTTAGAGTTAAAGTACTTGAATTACCGGTGATTTATACGTTCTACGGTATTAAAGGCATATGATTTGTATCTCTTTTAAAAACTAAAAGTGCCTTTATGGATGGAAAGTGAGGTCGATGAGGGCACTAATTTTATTCTTACATTATCTATTATGCAAAAACCAAAAGTACATGGAAGCTAAACGAATAATGATTTGTGACGATGACGAGGGAATACTTGAAGTTCTCGAGCTATATTTAGAATTGGAAGGTTACGTTGTCGTAACTGTCGCCAATAGCACTTTATTGATTGAGCAGATAGAAATGCATTCACCAGATTTGCTCCTACTCGACCTTTGGATGCCTTTGTTGTCTGGAGATCAGGCGCTAAAGATAATTCGTGAAAACGATAAAATAAAGGATTTGCCTGTTATAGTGCTTTCCGCTAGCGTTGATGGCGCCACCATTGCCATTGATAATGGAGCGGATGGCTTTATAGCAAAACCTTTTGATCTAGACAACATTAAGAAGAATATTGATAGCGTGATGAACAGGCAATAGATAAAATAAATCCTCCATTCTCTTTTTCCCAATGCAATCTTGCGCCCCTTATAAAGATCTTTTCAACGACGTATTTTCATTATAATATCGTTTTTATGAACGATTTCATTACAAGAATTGTTCAAGAGACAACAATACTACAACAAAAAATAAACAATATGTCACAGTTTAAAAATCCACACACAAAATATCCTATACCACCTTTCCCAAAACAAAAACAGCAAGTTCCTGGAACGGAAACTTCCATGAAACCACAAGCTGATCATGGTGAGAAAAGTTATGTTGGCAGTGGTAAGCTTAACGGTGCGAAAGCTGTTATTACAGGTGCAGATTCAGGTATTGGCCGAGCCATTGCGATCGCTTATGCGCGCGAAGGTGCAGATTTGGTAATCAGCTACGGCTATGATATCGAAGATGAAGATGCAAAAGAAACTGCTCGCCTCGTAAGAGAGGCAGGCCGTAAAGTTATATTATATAAAGGAGATCTCCGTAACGAAAACTATTGTAACCAACTAATAGATTGTGCATTATCTGAACTCGGAGGCATAGATATCTTAGTTAACAACGCTGCTTACCAAATGGCGCATAAGACACTCGACGCGTTGACAGCAGAGGAATGGAATCGTACTTTCGAAACTAATATAAGAAGTATGTTCTATCTATCAAAAGCAGCAGTACCTCACATGCAACCTGGAAGCTCAATCATAAATACAGCCTCCGTTAACTCGTATCATCCGAGTGCCGTTCTTTTAGACTATGCGGCAACTAAGGGAGCTATACAAAATTTTACAGCGAATCTCGCGCAAATGCTTCTACAACAGGATAGAGGTATTCGCGTAAATGCTGTAGCTCCCGGACCCGTATGGACGCCGTTAATACCCTCGACTATGCCGGAACCACAAAATTTTGGCAAGGAAACCCCAATCAAACGACCAGCACAACCGGCAGAGATTGCCCCAGCATATGTTTTTTTAGCTTCCGAAGATAGCAGTTACATAG encodes the following:
- a CDS encoding NAD(P)H-dependent oxidoreductase, with translation MKKIVVINGHPDSDSFNEALAQSYIKSSLTNGADIRYVAIGALNFNPNLQFGYRQRMDLEPDLVKAFEDIQWSQHQVWIHPLWRMGMPAIMKGFIDRLFLPGLAFKSDKNGISTGLLSSKTARIITTSGDLSLDTYEEIYHSCGLVQLGKGILRYCGVSSIQSVFIGPLHHMDRFDRAKYLEYTASMAFNDINITSST
- a CDS encoding response regulator is translated as MPKKIIRNLQIGVVLSLILLIASSVASYISIRNQMENRESFLKSKESISLIKDLLNILLDAETGNRGYQLTGRENFLEPFNKSRKEYPLLVAQESKFQLKDKQQMNTLSDLLRNSEAMMKGYVLLIENRKNGLLMTPEELIENKRTMDKCRMLVNEFVKHEEIQLAIKNEDLNTSSKWTVLFILFSAVAAIGVTIFVYIQLKSDILRRDKLEKDLFRTKEMLEETSAVAQVGGWEANMKTGKLFWSQSTREIHKIESNFQPNFENALGFYEGENEKRLRSLFERAVQQGISFDEELQLLRNDGITIWVRVKGIPEFEDEICKRVYGIIQDIDIFKKMFLEIKSKEAMMQSFATDVPIPLAMFDKVFNYVAVSSKWKEEFDIHDVNLLGKNLFSTSPDIPGDRTEIYRNALLGQTYNHEDFKLKVKGKEEIQHYDLKVGPWYLTNDEVGGIIISIQNITNAVKINDELKNAKAAADLASKAKSEFLANMSHEIRTPLNGVIGFSDLLLRTLLNETQMQYLNYINESGENLLGIINDILDFSKIESGKMELSIEKSNIYDMLSQVINVILYQSRKKNIELLLNVKPDLPKMLYFDEARLKQILINLLGNSVKFTEEGEIELKVEQLRIEDNMITLRFSVRDTGIGIPTEKQKYIFDAFTQENSSISKRYGGTGLGLTISNNILGYMGSHLSLISQMGSGSVFFFDIKVPYEIPEWEDEDDISIKTALIVDDNESNRIILEHMLAYKDIKSTLASNGMEALDIMLKGERFDVILMDYHMPIMSGVETIDKIKGLLNQRKETTQFILLSSSSDELDTYTSRKNTENMYLLMKPIKSNELYQIIKNINKDTAGENILDQAGAQLPLFGLPSEVLLVDDNPVNMALNNKIIRSFAPNVLLTEAVNGIQALEECKKKQFAVIIIDVQMPIMSGIDATRYIRMLPGYQDVPIIGLTAGSVQGERKRCIEYGMNDLLGKPIRQAELFEVLKKYIDED
- a CDS encoding alpha/beta hydrolase family protein, giving the protein MTIPFSIVLLSLLIMTYHTPFSNVGERQVTYTDYSRGRTLRSQMWYPTADTTIKDTQLPFVLPPTVKDAEFIQKKYPLVVLSHGTGGNRYSLSWLAIELAKNGYFVIAPDHWGNTLDNKIPENFVRYWDRPLDMSFLISSLLKDPVYHRYIDSNKIAGIGFSLGGYTTLALAGVKIDCDKLKINASKAENRNQFVVPELGDLQELIQEIPCNQVPGNLKDSRFKVNIALSPALGLVIMEEKQSKKSSVLIIGAADDSIAPLASNALKYSQVMKGSKYSILPVKTGHYVFLNEGKSFLVNEEPTFYCDHKTIDRRAVHRQVAAEIKSFLWEHLK
- a CDS encoding SMP-30/gluconolactonase/LRE family protein, whose product is MKLISRDFKFTEGPAVDRGGNIYFTDQPNNKIWRYCTNGHLSVFKDSSGRANGLYFNHLNQLLSCSDEKNEIWSINMDGKVTVLLSDVDGRKLNGPNDLWVDQKGGIYFTDPYYQRDYWDRKKPEIVGQKVYYLPFGKGTKPIVVADDLTKPNGIVGSADGRYLYVADIERNKTYRYMIDAEGKLSGQTAVIEQGSDGLTLDNEGNIYLTGRGVSIYSPRGELIGHIEINEPWTSNVCFGGKDRTDLFITASTAIYCIPIHTRGVKLNDTTALN
- a CDS encoding response regulator; the protein is MEAKRIMICDDDEGILEVLELYLELEGYVVVTVANSTLLIEQIEMHSPDLLLLDLWMPLLSGDQALKIIRENDKIKDLPVIVLSASVDGATIAIDNGADGFIAKPFDLDNIKKNIDSVMNRQ
- a CDS encoding SDR family oxidoreductase; this translates as MSQFKNPHTKYPIPPFPKQKQQVPGTETSMKPQADHGEKSYVGSGKLNGAKAVITGADSGIGRAIAIAYAREGADLVISYGYDIEDEDAKETARLVREAGRKVILYKGDLRNENYCNQLIDCALSELGGIDILVNNAAYQMAHKTLDALTAEEWNRTFETNIRSMFYLSKAAVPHMQPGSSIINTASVNSYHPSAVLLDYAATKGAIQNFTANLAQMLLQQDRGIRVNAVAPGPVWTPLIPSTMPEPQNFGKETPIKRPAQPAEIAPAYVFLASEDSSYIAGATLAITGGKIAI